The proteins below are encoded in one region of Flavobacterium sp. IMCC34852:
- a CDS encoding dihydrolipoamide acetyltransferase family protein, which yields MAKFELKLPKMGESVAEATITNWLKNVGEKIDADEAVLEIATDKVDSEVPSEVSGVLAEILFQVNDVVKVGQTIAIIETEGGSVAAAAPVAQEVTAPVAEVEKTIEVATTIAAPADFKSSDKFFSPLVKNIATAEGISLTELESIAGSGKDGRVTKEDILNYIKTRGSQPAAAAQAVPVSTSAPKTTAPIATPVSVNGGDELVEMDRMRKLISGYMVASVQTSAHVQSFIEVDVTNIVKWRDRVKNAFEKREGEKLTFTPIFMEAVAKALKDFPGMNISVDGDFIIKRKNINLGMAAALPNGNLIVPVIKNADQLNLVGMAKAVNDLGNRAKAGKLKPDDTQGGTYTVTNVGTFGSVFGTPIINQPQVGILALGAIRKVPAVIETPEGDFIGIRQKMFLSHSYDHRVVDGALGGSFVKRVAEYLEAFDVNREY from the coding sequence AAGCCGTTTTGGAAATCGCTACCGATAAGGTTGACAGTGAAGTTCCAAGCGAAGTTTCGGGTGTTTTGGCCGAAATTTTATTCCAAGTCAATGATGTGGTAAAAGTAGGCCAAACCATCGCGATTATTGAGACTGAAGGTGGAAGCGTTGCTGCTGCTGCTCCGGTAGCTCAGGAAGTTACTGCACCGGTTGCTGAAGTTGAAAAGACGATAGAAGTTGCAACAACTATTGCTGCACCGGCTGATTTTAAATCGTCTGATAAATTCTTCTCGCCATTGGTAAAAAACATTGCGACTGCGGAAGGTATTTCATTAACTGAATTGGAAAGCATAGCCGGTTCAGGAAAAGACGGACGTGTGACTAAAGAAGATATCTTAAATTATATCAAAACCAGAGGAAGCCAACCTGCTGCTGCAGCTCAAGCAGTTCCGGTTAGTACATCTGCGCCAAAAACCACTGCGCCAATCGCAACACCTGTTTCAGTTAACGGCGGCGACGAGCTTGTGGAAATGGACAGAATGCGCAAGCTAATTTCGGGTTATATGGTCGCTTCGGTACAAACTTCGGCGCATGTACAATCGTTTATTGAAGTGGATGTGACCAATATTGTAAAATGGAGAGATCGCGTTAAAAATGCTTTCGAGAAAAGAGAAGGCGAGAAACTGACATTCACACCAATTTTCATGGAAGCCGTGGCGAAAGCGTTGAAAGACTTCCCAGGAATGAATATTTCAGTAGATGGTGACTTTATTATTAAAAGAAAAAATATCAACTTGGGAATGGCGGCTGCGTTACCCAACGGCAACTTAATTGTGCCGGTAATTAAAAATGCAGACCAATTGAACTTGGTAGGTATGGCGAAAGCCGTAAACGATTTAGGAAACCGTGCGAAAGCCGGAAAACTAAAACCGGACGATACTCAAGGTGGAACTTATACCGTAACGAATGTTGGAACTTTTGGTTCTGTATTCGGAACACCAATTATCAACCAACCGCAAGTGGGAATCTTAGCTTTAGGAGCCATTAGAAAAGTGCCAGCCGTTATTGAAACTCCGGAAGGCGATTTTATTGGTATTCGCCAAAAAATGTTCTTGTCGCACAGTTACGATCACCGAGTTGTAGATGGCGCGCTTGGCGGAAGTTTTGTAAAACGAGTAGCGGAATATTTGGAAGCTTTTGATGTAAACAGAGAATATTAA
- a CDS encoding helix-turn-helix domain-containing protein has translation MTTGTKIRTLREQKKISQEALAYAVGVSQVTIGNWEQGKSIKHEYIKKLADALEIPIDYLFEENQNNSVQAHPKIDFKNDGFEIIIKAPNHFFEDLHKKMDLLINKFDTPK, from the coding sequence ATGACCACCGGAACCAAAATCAGAACCCTTAGAGAGCAAAAAAAGATTTCCCAAGAAGCATTGGCTTATGCTGTTGGCGTGAGTCAAGTTACTATCGGTAATTGGGAACAAGGCAAAAGTATCAAGCACGAGTACATTAAGAAACTGGCTGATGCATTGGAGATTCCCATTGATTATTTATTCGAAGAAAACCAAAACAATAGTGTTCAAGCTCACCCGAAAATTGATTTTAAAAATGACGGTTTCGAAATCATCATCAAAGCACCCAATCATTTCTTTGAAGACTTGCATAAAAAGATGGATTTACTTATTAATAAATTTGATACGCCAAAATAG